DNA from Kitasatospora herbaricolor:
TCCGCTTCGACCCCGAGGACGCCGTGGTGCTCCCCGCCGCCGGAGAGGACCGCAGGGATGGCTAGCGCCCTCTTCGAGGCACCCGTCCAGCCACCCCCGCCGGCCTCCGCCCGGGCGGGCCGCCGGTCGCGGTCCGCACCCGGGTGGCTGTGGGCGCTGCCACCGCTGGTCGGGCTCGGCCTGGTCTTCCTCTACCCCCTGGTGCTGGTCGGCTGGCAGTCCGTCTCGCCCGACACCGGCGGGCACTCGCTGGCGGCCTGGTCGGACGTGCTCGGCTCGACCGCGTTCCACCGGGCGCTGCGGACCACCGTGTGGGTCGCTGCCGGCTCCACCGTCGGCTGCCTGCTGCTGGGCTTCTACCTGGCATGGGTGATCGCCTTCGTGCCGTTCCCCGGTGCCCGGCTGGTCGGCCGGTTCATCGACCTCTTCGTCGCGCTGCCGTCGTTCCTGATCACCCTGTCGCTGGCCTTCATCTACGGCAGCGCGGGCGTCGCCAACGGCGCCTGGACCGGGCTCACCGGCAGCCACCACACCCTCTTCGCCTTCCTCACCACTCCCTGGGGCGTCCTGCTGGCCGAGATCACCTACTTCACCCCCTTCGTCATGCGGCCGCTGCTCGCCGCCTTCTCCCAGCTCGACACCGCGCAGATCGAGGCGGCCGCCTCGCTGGGCGCCCGGCCGGGGCGGATCGTCCGTCAGGTGATCGTGCCCGAGGTGCTGCCCGCGCTGGCGGCCGGCGGCAGCCTGGTGCTGGTGATGTCCCTCAACCAGTTCGGCATCGTGCTCTTCACCGGCGCCAAGGACGTCACCACCCTCACCCTGCTGGTCTACAGCCGAGCCGTGCTGGAGTCCGACTACCCCGCCGCCTGCGTGATCGCGGTCGTCAACGTCGTCCTCTCGGTCACGCTCTACTCGCTCTACCGGCTCTGCCTGCCCCGGGCCGGCAAGGAAGGAGGCAACCGTGCTGGTGCATAGCCGGGCCGCCCGCCTCGCCCACCGGACGCTGTTCCTGCTGCTGGTGGTGCCGGTCTTCGCGCTGCCGCTGCTGATGGTGGTCGGTGCCTCCTTCGCCGACCGGTGGGACGGCGCCCTGCCGTCCGCCTTCACCGCCGCCCACTACGTCGACCTCGGCCGCGGCCAGTCGCTGGACGCCCTGGTCACCAGCCTCAGCACCGCCCTGGTCGCCGGCCTCGCCGCACTGACCGTCGGCGGCTGGGCCGCCCTCGCCGCCCGAGGCACCGGCCGCCGACTGCGGCAGCTGCTGGACGGGCTGTTCATGCTGCCGCTGGCGGTGCCCTCGGTGGTCGTCGGCCTGGCCCTGCTGGTCGCCTTCTCCAAGCCGCCGCTGCTGCTCAACGGCACCACCACCATCGTCCTTCTGGCGCACACCGTGCTGGTGACCTCCTTCGCCTACCAGTCGGTGCGGGCAGCGATCGGCCGTCTCGACCCGGCGCTGGAACAGAGCGCGGCCGGTCTCGGAGCTCCGCCGGCGCAGGTGCTCCGGCGCGTCACCCTGCCGCTGCTGCTGCCCTCGCTGACCGCCGCCTTCGGCCTCTGCTTCGCCCTGTCCATGGGCGAGTTGAGCGCCACCATGATGCTCTACCCGCCGGACTGGCTGCCGCTGCCGGTGCGCATCTTCGCCGCCACCGACCGCGGCGCCCTGTTCACCGGCGCGGCGCTGGCCGTGGCCCTGATCGCCAGCACCCTGGTGGTCCTCGCCGCCACCGCGCGGCTGCGCACCCGGGCCTCGTACCGCTGAGCCGCGGCCCCGCCGCCGATCTCCCGTTCCCGTCCGGTGCCCGGTCACCGGACGCCTCCAGAAATGACACCCCGCCATGAACGCACGTCCCAGACCGCTCACCGCCGCGCTCACCGTCCTCGCCCTCGGCGGGTCGCTCGCCGCCTGCTCCGGGTCCTCCGCGCAGTCCGGCGGCGATGCCAGGGAGGTCACCGTCTACAGCGCCGACGGCCTCAAGGCCGAGGACGGCAAGGGCTTCTACGACCAGGCCTTCAAGGACTTCACCGCCGCCACCGGCATCAAGGTGAACTACGTGGAGGGCGGCTCGGGCGAGATGGTCCAGCGCCTGCTCCGCGAGAAGTCCAACACCAAGGCCGACCTGGTCGTGACGCTGCCGCCGTTCATCCAGTCCGCGGCGGGCCAGGGCCTGCTGGAGAACTACCGCCCGGCCGGCTCGGACAAGGTCGCCGACGGCGACAAGGACCCGGCCGGCGCCTGGACCTCCGTGGTGAAGAACTACCTGTGCTTCATCTACAACAGCAAGGAGGTCGACGCACCGCCGAAGACCTGGGACGACCTGCTCGACGGCAAGTACCGCGACAAGCTGCAGTACTCCACCCCCGGGGTGGCCGGCGACGGCACCGCGGTACTGATCAAGGCCATGCACGACTTCGGCGGCATCCGGGGCGCCACCGACTTCCTGGGGCGGCTGCAGAAGAACAACGTCGGGCCGTCCTCCTCCACCGGCCAGCTCGCCCCCAAGGTCGACAAGGGTGAACTGCTGGTCGCCAACGGCGATGTGCAGATGAACTTCGCCAACCGGTCGGCCATGCCCAACCAGGCCATCTGGTTCCCGGCGGCGAAGGACGGCCGGCCCAGCACCTTCTCGCTGCCCTACGCCGCGGGCGTGGTGAAGAACGGGCCGCACCAGGCGAACGCCCGGAAGCTGCTGGACCACCTGCTCACCCAGGAGGTCCAGCAGCAGGCCACCACCCTCGCCGGCGGCTTCCCCGCCCGTACCGACGTCACCCCCGCAGGTGAGAACGCCGCCGGGCTGAGCCGGCTGCTGGACGGGGTGGAGATCTTCACACCGGACTGGAGCGACATCGACGCCAACCTGAAGTCCTACGTGGGTGCCTGGAAGCAGGCGACCGGCAGCTGACGGCAGGCCGGCCGGCGCACACCGGGGCGTCGGCCGGCCGTCGGCCTGTCGTGTCGTCAGCCGGCCCGTGTGCCTGTCGTGCCGTCAGCCAGCCCGTGAGCCCGTGCCCGTCAGCCCGCCGGCGCCGGGCCGGTGGAGCCGCGGACGACGAGTTCGGTGGCGAGTTCGACGTGCAGGGCCTCCACGGTGTGCCCCTCCATCAGCCGGGTCAGCAGGCTGACGGCCATCCGGCCGAGCTCCTCCAGCGGCTGGCGGACGGTGGTGAGCAT
Protein-coding regions in this window:
- a CDS encoding 2-aminoethylphosphonate ABC transporter permease subunit, producing MASALFEAPVQPPPPASARAGRRSRSAPGWLWALPPLVGLGLVFLYPLVLVGWQSVSPDTGGHSLAAWSDVLGSTAFHRALRTTVWVAAGSTVGCLLLGFYLAWVIAFVPFPGARLVGRFIDLFVALPSFLITLSLAFIYGSAGVANGAWTGLTGSHHTLFAFLTTPWGVLLAEITYFTPFVMRPLLAAFSQLDTAQIEAAASLGARPGRIVRQVIVPEVLPALAAGGSLVLVMSLNQFGIVLFTGAKDVTTLTLLVYSRAVLESDYPAACVIAVVNVVLSVTLYSLYRLCLPRAGKEGGNRAGA
- a CDS encoding ABC transporter permease, which produces MLVHSRAARLAHRTLFLLLVVPVFALPLLMVVGASFADRWDGALPSAFTAAHYVDLGRGQSLDALVTSLSTALVAGLAALTVGGWAALAARGTGRRLRQLLDGLFMLPLAVPSVVVGLALLVAFSKPPLLLNGTTTIVLLAHTVLVTSFAYQSVRAAIGRLDPALEQSAAGLGAPPAQVLRRVTLPLLLPSLTAAFGLCFALSMGELSATMMLYPPDWLPLPVRIFAATDRGALFTGAALAVALIASTLVVLAATARLRTRASYR
- a CDS encoding 2-aminoethylphosphonate ABC transporter substrate-binding protein, coding for MNARPRPLTAALTVLALGGSLAACSGSSAQSGGDAREVTVYSADGLKAEDGKGFYDQAFKDFTAATGIKVNYVEGGSGEMVQRLLREKSNTKADLVVTLPPFIQSAAGQGLLENYRPAGSDKVADGDKDPAGAWTSVVKNYLCFIYNSKEVDAPPKTWDDLLDGKYRDKLQYSTPGVAGDGTAVLIKAMHDFGGIRGATDFLGRLQKNNVGPSSSTGQLAPKVDKGELLVANGDVQMNFANRSAMPNQAIWFPAAKDGRPSTFSLPYAAGVVKNGPHQANARKLLDHLLTQEVQQQATTLAGGFPARTDVTPAGENAAGLSRLLDGVEIFTPDWSDIDANLKSYVGAWKQATGS